TTCCGTCCCGTTATCCTTTGACGAGTGGGCCCTGCCTTTCTTCCCGCGCTCCATTCTTGACACCCATCGCGGGGCGGGACTATAGTCGGCAGGATCGTCTGAATTATCATTCGCGGAGGGACGGGACTCATGAAACGCAAGGATTTTCTCAAGGGGGCGGGAGCGTTGGTCGGCGGCTTGGCCGTGTCGCGCAAGCTTCCGGCCGCCGATTTCGGGCGCATGCTTCAGGACGGCGCCGGCCGCGGCGACGAGTTCTTCTGGGACGTCATCCGGGACCAGTTCCTCCTCGACCCGGACTGGACCTACCTTAATTTCGGCGGCTTGGGGTCGTCCCCCCTGCCCATCCTCAACAGCCTGTACGAATGGCTGCGGGTCGAGGAGCGCGCGCCCTCGGCCGGGTATGACGCCAAGGAATGGGCCTCCGTCAAGACCAAGCTGGCCACCCTGCTCGGGCCCTCGTGTAAGCCCGACGACCTGGGCCTGATCAGCGGCGCCACCGAGGGCGTCAACGCCATCGTCAACGGCCTGACGCTCAAGACGGGCGACGAGGTCATCACTTCGACCCACGAGCATGTGGCCGTCAACTCCGCCCTTCTCAATCGGATGCAGCGGGACGGCATCGTCATCAAGCTGTTCGAGCCGGATAAAGTCCGCGGCCTCGGCAACGTCGATCGCATCGCCGCCCTGATCACGCCGAAGACCCGGCTGATCATCGCCAGCCACGTCACTTGCACGACCGGCCAGAGGCTGCCCGCCAAGGAGATCTCTCAACTGGCTCGGGCGAAAGGCATCTGGTTCGCCCTGGACGGGGCCCAGGCGCCCGTCTGCGTCCCCTTCGACAT
The DNA window shown above is from Candidatus Aminicenantes bacterium and carries:
- a CDS encoding aminotransferase class V-fold PLP-dependent enzyme, giving the protein MKRKDFLKGAGALVGGLAVSRKLPAADFGRMLQDGAGRGDEFFWDVIRDQFLLDPDWTYLNFGGLGSSPLPILNSLYEWLRVEERAPSAGYDAKEWASVKTKLATLLGPSCKPDDLGLISGATEGVNAIVNGLTLKTGDEVITSTHEHVAVNSALLNRMQRDGIVIKLFEPDKVRGLGNVDRIAALITPKTRLIIASHVTCTTGQRLPAKEISQLARAKGIWFALDGAQAPVCVPFDISDIGVDFYTCSTHKWLMGPKRTGFIYVRPGMIDAIRPLTVGGGSSKGYDIFKREFTLQPTAQRFEYGTQNDALFYAMGKACDFVQTIGLRRIFERAHGMAEAFYAGLRTIPGLEILSPEEEAYRTCMVGFRMKSKTMNEISEQLGKDKIRARPVGEGGLNSIRISFFLCNKPSDVDLALGSIKKLAG